The uncultured Sphaerochaeta sp. genome includes the window AGTTATGCTGTAGATATACTTTTTCTATACCATGGTCTTTATGTTCGTTTTGTAGATCTTTCTAAAGAAGTAGAGGGTCAAGCTGAAGGATGCTATCTCGGCGATGAAGAACGAATACCACAGTGCATCGAGTCCCACAAATCTTCCCAGAAGGTAGGCTGCTGGAAGCAGGAATACCAGCTGTCGTGTTACCGAGTTGATCATAGACAGGTATCCATAACCCATTCCCTGGAAGAGTGCAATCAGGACAATACTGACTCCTGCCAAAGTGAATCCCAGGCTGATGCGTTGCATTGCAACTATGCCGATCTCAACCATCTCCGGTGTTGCGTTGAACCAGCTCAGCAATACATGGGGGAACAGGATAAATAGGGCAGTACCAATCCCCATGATGGTAACAGCAACGATCAAACCCACCTTGATGGTTGCTGTTATCCGTTTTGGTTTTCTTGCTCCATAGTTGTATCCGATCACTGGTATCATACCTGTGTTCAGACCAAATACTGGCATGAATATGAACGATTGCAAGCGGAAATAGATGCCAAAGACCGCCACTGCCGAGGTTGAGAACCCAATAAGGATCTTGTTCAAGCTGGTTATCAATATGGTACCGATCGCTTGCATGATGATCGTGGGTATCCCAACTGCATAAATATCCTTGACGGTCTGCTTCTCGAGGCGAAAAGAAGCTTTTTTCAGTACAATCTCCTTGTTTCTCCGCACATAGTATATAGCGAGAGCGGCAGAGACATGCTGGGCGAAGACAGTAGCGATGGCAGCTCCCATGACCCCCATTCTCGGCATCCCAAACAGGCCGAAGATCAGGATGGGGTCCAGGATGATGTTTACAATTGCCCCGGTACTCTGAATGATCATGGGGTGGAATGTATCGCCTGTTCCCTGCAGGATCCTTTCACAGGTGATATCAATGAACAAGCCGAGGGAGAAGATCAGGCAGATGGAGATGTATTGCTTTCCCATGACAATGAGCTGTGGGTCATTGCTGAAGAACTCTACGAAGGTCTTGGAGAAAAAGAGGCCTAAAAGCGCAAAAAATCCCCAACTGATCACAGAGAGTGTGAGACCATTTCCTGCAGCTTTTCGAGCAGCAGATATGTCCTTTGCTCCGAGTTTTCTGGAAAGTAATGAGTTTACCCCCACAGAGGTCCCCACACTTACTGCGATAAGCAGGTTCTGCATAGGGAAGGCAAGGGTAACAGCAGTCAGTGCTTGCTGACTGTAGTGGGAGACAAACATACTGTCTACAATATTATAGAGTGCTTGCACCAACATGCTGAGCATGATGGGAAACGACATGGACAAAACGAGGGTGGGGATCGGTTTGACCCCCATTTTATTTTCTTGGACGGGTTGCATGGGTATTCCTTTCAGATTCTGGTACAGTCATACCATACCATACAAGCTTAGTAAAGCATGTTGTCAGTTGGTCTTCTTGAGGAACGCCTCCACCTCCTTTTTTCCCTTCTCCTCATCAACTTGCCTGAGCAGGATATACCCACCAATGAAGAGCAAGACCAGTGAAACAATTCCATTTCTGGAGTCTCCAGTGACCAATGTAACAACTCCCATGAGCAGTGGACCGATGATTGCAGCAAATTTACCGAGCATATTGAAAAAACCAAAGAACTGGGCCGAACGTTGTTTTGGGATGAGGCGTGTGTAGTATGACCTGCTGAGTGCCTGGATTCCTCCCTGGAACAGCCCGATACATACAGCAAGCAGATAGAAATGGAGAGGCTCACTCATGAAGTATCCAAGGATTGCGATGATTGCATAGGCGCCGATGGCAATCTCCAGGGCTTTGCGAACTCCCACTTTCTTTCCGAAGGCTGAGTAGGCAAGTGCTGAAGGAAATGCCACAAACTGTGTGATAAGCAGGGCGATGATCAATGACTCACTGGGGAAATTGAGGCTTGTCCCATAATTCACTGCCATTCTGATAATGGTATCCACCCCATCAATATAGAGCCAATATGCGATGAGAAAGATTGCCAATGTTTTCAGTTGGCGAAAACTCTTCAAGGTCTGTAGTGTGATGGAGAGCCCTTTCTTTACAGCCTGCCTGAAGGGAAGGTTGTCTGCAGTTACTTCTTCCTTCACAAAGAAGAGCAAAGGGAGTGTGAATACCACCCACCAGATACCTACAATGACAAAACATACCCTGATCGCTTCCCCCCCATCTGCAAATCCAAACCACGATGGATTGAGATACATCAGAACATTTACCAGGAACAACAATCCCCCTCCGATATATCCCAGGCTGTATCCGAGTGAGGAGACAAAATCTACCTTTTTCTCTGACGCTACAAAAGGAAGGAGTGCATCGTAGAAGGTGTTCGCTCCGCTGAAGCCGACCACAGCAACAGAGTAGAAGAGTACTGCTAAGGGCCATGAGCCCATCTGTAATACATAGAGGCTTGCCGTCATCACTGAGCCTATCAATGCAAAAAATGCAAGTAAGCGTTTCTTGTAGGTGCCCCAGTCTGCGATAGCGCCCAGTATGGGGGCCAAGAGCGCAACAATCAATGATCCCAAGGAGTTTGCCAGCCCAAGATAAAAAGTCCCTTCCTGGCTGCTTGCCCCTACTGCCCAATAGGCACTGAAAAAGACAGGGAAAAACCCTGCCATCACGGTAGTAGCAAAAGCACTGTTTGCCCAGTCATAGAATGCCCATGCGACAATCGAGCGTTTTGAATCTTGCATTGTGTGTACCTTCTTTCTCATAGCGTACCAGTGAATGCCCGTTCTGTCATGCGCTATTTTCACCATGGTTGTATTGCACAACGTGCTATCCTTCAATACAATACGCTCCTGTAGATATCCTAGAAATATGGAAGGTTATTTCCCATGATTGTATGTAAATTCGGTGGAAGCTCTGTTGCTGATGCCAAACAGATAGAAAAAGTGAAAGCGATTGTAGAGGCTGATCCAAAGCGACAGATAGTAATTGTCTCTGCTCCAGGAAAACGAAACAAGGATGATGAGAAGGTGACAGACATGCTTTATGCATGTAATGCACTTGCCCAGCAAGGATTGACTTGCAAACCAGTCTTCAAGAAGATTGCCGACCGTTATACCTCTATTCTTGAAGACCTTGGCATCGAGAAAAAACCCTTTGTCGCTGTCCTTGAGGAAGTTCGTCAGATGATTGATGCAGGCCATGGTGCAGAGTATGCAGCAAGCCGCGGAGAATATCTCAGTGCCCGGATGATTGCCGCCTACCTTGGTTGGGATTTCCTGGATGCTGATCCGTATATCGTTATCAACCCTGATGGGACCGTGCATGAACAGAGCTATGAGAACCTCAGAAAAGTATTGAAGAAAGGCAATAAGTATATTGTTCCTGGTTTCTATGGCTGTGATATCGAAGGAAAAGTAAAAACCTTCAGCCGAGGTGGCTCGGATATTACCGGAGCCATTCTCAGCAGTGCAGCAGATGCTGAATCGTACGAGAACTGGACTGATGTTTCGGGGGTGTTCTCAGTAGACCCACGCTTGGTGCATAATGCTAAGGTGATCAAGACGATGACCTATCGTGAGCTTCGTGAGCTTGCAGGTGTTGGGGCAAATGTCTTTCATGAAGAAGCAATTGCTCCCGTGATCGCCGCCCAGATTCCCATCAATGTGAAAAACACGAATTCACCAGAGGATATGGGCACCATGATCGTCAATGAACGAGCGAGTGGAACAGCACCCCTTGCTGGTGTCTCGGCCAAGAAAGGCTATAGCAGGATAACCCTGCGTAAGCTGATGCTCTTCAAGCAATCCGGGACCAGGCATGCACTGCTTACCATGTTGCATGTGTTTGGCATCAGGCCATCTTTCAGCTTGTTTGGCGTGGACAGTATCGTCTGGTTTTTTGAAACAAGCCAGGCAAGTGACAGCGTCCTGAAAGCAATGTGCACCCGTCTCACCAGTGAGTTCTCTCTGGACTCCATTGATGTTGATCATGACCATGCAATTGTTGGCGTTGTTGGAGAGGGCGTCATGGATCACCGTGACCTGATTGCTAAAGTGGTTGGATCCTTGGACAAGGAATCCATCAGGTTGAATTTCCTCAACTTCGGTGCATCTGATACCTCCTTGCTGCTTGGAGTCCATGCTGATAAAACACAAGACGCTGTAATCACACTGTATAACGCATTGTTCTAAGCATCTATTCCCTCCACTTTCCCGTGGAGGGAGTTTTTTACCAAAAAATATTATAATTTACCAATTAAACATACCGAAAAAAGAATGAAAGAACGTTACTTATAATGTTGATTACTTCCTCTTTTTTTCCTATGGTATAGGGAATATGTACATATGAGGGTAGTGTAGTGGTCGATTCTGCTTCGCTCTATTTGGCCTTGATGATCTTCCTCGCGAGAGTGGTGGATGTTTCTCTGGGTACCTTGCGTCATGCTCTTGTCATTCGTGGCAAGAGAGCTCTTACGTTTATGATTGCATTCGTTGAATCCATCATCTGGGTATTTGCTGTATCGAGGGTCATCAATGACCTGTCAGATCCTCTCATGGCTATTGCCTTTGCATTTGGATTTGCTGCTGGGACTTTTGTGGGAATCACCTTGGAGAGCATTCTGAAAATCGGGGATCAAGTGGTGAAAGTCTTCACACAGAAGGGCTCTGCAGTTGCGCAGGTGCTGAGAGACCAAGGATTTCGTGTAACTGAGTTTCAAGGGAATGGACGGGATGGCACTATCTATCTCCTGTTCGTACAAGTTCCCAGAAAATCAGTGAAGCAAGTCATGAAACTTACCCGTTCCATTGATCCAACCTGTTACCTTGTAGTCGAAGATATCAAGATGCGTGCTTACGCCTAAAAAAACCGGCCCTTAAGTGGGCCGGCTATACATGAACTGATGGTTATTTGTTGATAACCTGTTCGGTCTCAAGATCAAAGAACTTAGCCTTTGCCATGTCAGGAATCAAGAAGATCTTGGTATCCGGTGTAGGAACAAGGGTAGGTTCAATCTTACCAATAACCTGGCTCTTGGAAGTGGAAGTGTAAACGTGGGTCTCACTACCAAGGGGTTCAACAACACTTACCGTACCATTGATGGTCTCTCCATCCTTGGCGGTATTGCTGAACGTAACATCTTCCGGGCGGATGCCGAAGGTTACAGATTTACCGACATAAGGAGTCAAGAATTTCTTCTGCTCTGCAGTGACCTTGAGGCGGAAGGTGCCTTCGTTTGCGTAGATATCATCACCGTCAGCTTCAATAGCAGTCTCGAGGAAGTTCATTGGAGGAGAACCGATGAATCCGGCAACAAACTTGTTCTGTGGGTTGTTGTAGAGATCAAGAGGTCCACCAATCTGCTGGATAACACCAAACTTCATTACAACGATCACATCAGCCATGGTCAGGGCTTCTACCTGGTCGTGGGTGACATAGATCATGGTTGCCTTGAGGCGGTTATGCAGGGAGGAAATCTCTGCGCGCATCTGGACACGAAGCTT containing:
- the ugpC gene encoding sn-glycerol-3-phosphate ABC transporter ATP-binding protein UgpC, whose protein sequence is MATVQLKNISKVYDGGVKAVDNVNIDVQDRQFVVLVGPSGCGKSTTLRMVAGLEDITSGELYIDGNLVNDVPPKDRDIAMVFQNYALYPHMTVYDNMAFGLKIRKFPKEEIDQRVREAAKILEIEELLDRKPKALSGGQRQRVAVGRAIVRKPKVFLFDEPLSNLDAKLRVQMRAEISSLHNRLKATMIYVTHDQVEALTMADVIVVMKFGVIQQIGGPLDLYNNPQNKFVAGFIGSPPMNFLETAIEADGDDIYANEGTFRLKVTAEQKKFLTPYVGKSVTFGIRPEDVTFSNTAKDGETINGTVSVVEPLGSETHVYTSTSKSQVIGKIEPTLVPTPDTKIFLIPDMAKAKFFDLETEQVINK
- a CDS encoding aspartate kinase, whose protein sequence is MIVCKFGGSSVADAKQIEKVKAIVEADPKRQIVIVSAPGKRNKDDEKVTDMLYACNALAQQGLTCKPVFKKIADRYTSILEDLGIEKKPFVAVLEEVRQMIDAGHGAEYAASRGEYLSARMIAAYLGWDFLDADPYIVINPDGTVHEQSYENLRKVLKKGNKYIVPGFYGCDIEGKVKTFSRGGSDITGAILSSAADAESYENWTDVSGVFSVDPRLVHNAKVIKTMTYRELRELAGVGANVFHEEAIAPVIAAQIPINVKNTNSPEDMGTMIVNERASGTAPLAGVSAKKGYSRITLRKLMLFKQSGTRHALLTMLHVFGIRPSFSLFGVDSIVWFFETSQASDSVLKAMCTRLTSEFSLDSIDVDHDHAIVGVVGEGVMDHRDLIAKVVGSLDKESIRLNFLNFGASDTSLLLGVHADKTQDAVITLYNALF
- a CDS encoding MATE family efflux transporter, which translates into the protein MQPVQENKMGVKPIPTLVLSMSFPIMLSMLVQALYNIVDSMFVSHYSQQALTAVTLAFPMQNLLIAVSVGTSVGVNSLLSRKLGAKDISAARKAAGNGLTLSVISWGFFALLGLFFSKTFVEFFSNDPQLIVMGKQYISICLIFSLGLFIDITCERILQGTGDTFHPMIIQSTGAIVNIILDPILIFGLFGMPRMGVMGAAIATVFAQHVSAALAIYYVRRNKEIVLKKASFRLEKQTVKDIYAVGIPTIIMQAIGTILITSLNKILIGFSTSAVAVFGIYFRLQSFIFMPVFGLNTGMIPVIGYNYGARKPKRITATIKVGLIVAVTIMGIGTALFILFPHVLLSWFNATPEMVEIGIVAMQRISLGFTLAGVSIVLIALFQGMGYGYLSMINSVTRQLVFLLPAAYLLGRFVGLDALWYSFFIAEIASFSLTLYFFRKIYKTNIKTMV
- a CDS encoding MFS transporter, with the translated sequence MQDSKRSIVAWAFYDWANSAFATTVMAGFFPVFFSAYWAVGASSQEGTFYLGLANSLGSLIVALLAPILGAIADWGTYKKRLLAFFALIGSVMTASLYVLQMGSWPLAVLFYSVAVVGFSGANTFYDALLPFVASEKKVDFVSSLGYSLGYIGGGLLFLVNVLMYLNPSWFGFADGGEAIRVCFVIVGIWWVVFTLPLLFFVKEEVTADNLPFRQAVKKGLSITLQTLKSFRQLKTLAIFLIAYWLYIDGVDTIIRMAVNYGTSLNFPSESLIIALLITQFVAFPSALAYSAFGKKVGVRKALEIAIGAYAIIAILGYFMSEPLHFYLLAVCIGLFQGGIQALSRSYYTRLIPKQRSAQFFGFFNMLGKFAAIIGPLLMGVVTLVTGDSRNGIVSLVLLFIGGYILLRQVDEEKGKKEVEAFLKKTN
- a CDS encoding DUF5698 domain-containing protein yields the protein MVDSASLYLALMIFLARVVDVSLGTLRHALVIRGKRALTFMIAFVESIIWVFAVSRVINDLSDPLMAIAFAFGFAAGTFVGITLESILKIGDQVVKVFTQKGSAVAQVLRDQGFRVTEFQGNGRDGTIYLLFVQVPRKSVKQVMKLTRSIDPTCYLVVEDIKMRAYA